GCGCTACGAGTCGATGGCGTACCTCGGCACCTTCCAGTTCGGAGTCCGTGTCTGACGTGTGACGGTCGCTGACTGACGTCCGCCGTCAACGAATTGCCGACACCGCCCAAACGGGCGAATTCCGGCAACTCCCGCTGACCCCACGCCCCGTTGATGACCTGCGTCTGAAGCGGGGCGTCGGGCTGTCCGCACCTTTTCCGCACCCGGTCGGGTCTTTGGCCGTCCGTTCGCGCACGGCTACTGTCGGCGCGCATTCCCCGGGACGGCCCGGGGTTCGTCAGCGGAAGGGAGAGCGGCGTCCCGTGGGGTTCCATCGCCGTCCCGCACAGTCCGGTCTCGACCGGAGCACGCGCGTGACCGTCCTTTCAGCGGCAGCGGCCACCGCGGCGGCGGCCCTCGCTGCCGCGCCCGCAGGTGCCGCGCCGCAGGACAAGCCGTCCGACACACGCGCCAAGGTGGACCGGCTCTACGAGCAGGCCGAGCAGGCGACCGAGTCGTACAACAAGGCCGACGAGCGCGCCGACAAGCTGCGCGCGCAGGTCACCCGGGCCAAGGACAGCGTCGCGCGCGGCCAGGAGCGCATCAACCGGATGCGCGGCGCCCTCGGCTCCCTCGCAGGGGCGCAGTACCGCGCGGGCGGCATCGACCCCTCGCTGGCCCTGATGCTCTCCTCCGACCCGGACGGCTATCTGGAGCGGGCCTCGGTCCTCGACCGCGTCAGCGCCCGCCAGGCGGGCGAACTGGCCGATCTGCAGCGGGCGCAGCGCACTCTCGCGCAGCAGCGCGCCGAGGCGGGCCGCAAACTCGCCGAGCTGGAGAAGAGCCGCACCACCGTCGCCCGCCACAAGCGCACCGTCGAGCACAAACTCGCCAAGGCGAGGAAGCTCCTCAACTCGCTGCCCGACGAGGAGCGCGACGCGTACGACAGGTCCTCGCGGTCCGGCGGGCGCGACGGCCTGCCGGAGCTCGGGGGCGCCCCGGCCTCCTCGCGGGCGGCCGCCGCGATCGCCGCCGCACGGTCCGCGATCGGCAAGCCCTACGTGTGGGGCGCCAACGGACCCTCCGGATTCGACTGCTCCGGCCTCATGCAGTGGTCGTACGCCCAAGCCGGGGTCGGCCTGCCGCGCACCTCGCAGGCCCAGCGGTACGCGGGACGCCAGGTGTCCCTGTCCGAGGCACAACCCGGTGACCTGGTCGCCTACCGCGACGACGCCAGCCACATCGGGATGTACATGGGCAACGGCCAGGTGGTGCACGCCCCCTACCCCGGAGCCCCGGTCCGCTACGACCCCGTCGGCATGATGCCGGTGTCGTCCGTGACGCGGATCTGACCGGACGTCCGCCGCGCACGCCCCGTACGATCAGGAAGGTGGCAGGTCACGGACGTGGGTCATGGCTGGTGGCGCTGTGCTGCGCCCTCTGTCTCGTCGTGCTCGCCGGATGCGGCGGCCGCGACCCCGTCCCGGACGCGGCCGCGGGCGAGGTCCGCAAGGTCCTTGACCGGCGGGCGCGGGCCGTCCTCGACGGGGACGAGAAGGCGTACGACAGGACCGAGCGCCCCGCGCAGGGCGCCGAGGACCTCTTCGGGCGCCTGCGCGCCGTCCCGCTGGACTCCTGGGACTACCGGCTGACCGACCTCGACCGCCACGGCGCGAACGCCACGGCGAAGGCCGAACTCCACTACCGCATCAAGGGCTACGACCGCGCGCCGGTCACCGCCGAGCGCACGCTCTCGCTGCGGCGCACCGGCGGGCAGTGGTACGTCACCGACGAGCGGCCCGCGCGGAAGACCGGCGAACAGCTCTGGGACCAGGGGCGCGTGACCGCCGAGCGCGGCGAGCACAGCCTCGTCCTCGGCGTCGGACAGAGCGCCGCCGACCTGCGCGCCCACAGCGAGCTCGCCGACCGGGCGGTGCCCGCAGTGCGGGACGCCTGGCCGGGGAAGTGGCCGGGGCGGATCGTCGTCCTCGTGCCGCAGTCGCTCGACGGCATGGCGGGGCTCCTCGGGGCGCCCGCGTCCGGCTACCGCGGGATCGCCGCGGTCACCACCGGCGAGACGGGCGGTTCGGGGCGGGCCCCCGCCGACCGGATCATCGTCAACCCCGAGGCGTACGGAGTCCTCGGCGACTTCGGCAAGCGGGTCGTCCTCACCCATGAGGCGACCCACGTCGCGACCCGCGCGCAGACCTCCGCGGCCACCCCGCTCTGGCTCTCCGAGGGCTTCGCCGACTGGGTGGGCTACCGCGACACCGGACGCACCGCCGCACAGGCCGCGCCCGAGCTGCGCCGCGCCGTGCAGCGCGGCCAACCCCCCGCCGCGCTTCCCGAGGACGAGGACTTCGGCTTCGGCGGGGACGCCACGAAACTCGCGGGGGCGTACGAGGGCGCGTGGCTGGCCTGCCGGATGATCGCCGAGCAGTGGGGCGAGCGGAAGCTCACGGACTTCTACGAGGCGGTGGGCGCCCACGACGGGCGCGCCGGCGCGGTCGAGGGCGCGCTGCGCGGCGTCCTGGACACCACGCCCGAGGACTTCACGGCGCGCTGGCGTACGTATCTGCGCGCGGAGCTTGGGTGATCTGCTCCGGCACCGGGCGCGGCCCCGCCCCGCGCGGCGCGGACACCGTACGGCGCCACAGGTTCCGGCAGGCCAGCACGGTCGCCGCGACCAGCAGACCGTTGCGTACGAGAAGCAGGGACAGGCCCAGCGGGTCGCCTGCCACCACATGCGAGAACCACACCGGGAACTCCAGGAACGTCACGAACGTCGCCACGAGCACCAGCCGGGCCGGCACCACCATCGGGCTCGCACGGAACGCCAGGCACACGGCGGCCGTCCCGACCAGCCACAGCATGTACTGCGGGCTGATCACCCGGCTCGTCGTGGTGAAGAGCAGCACGGCGACGAACGCCGCGTCCGCGGGTGTGCTCGCCGCGCGGACCCGGGCCCGCAGCCGCCACACCAGCAGCCAGCAGAAGGCGGCCACCGACAGCCCCTGGGCGACGGTGCTCACGAGCGACACGTACGGGCCCAGGAATTCCACCGAGCCGTAGTTGAGCCGCACTTCGCCCTGCCAGCCGAAGTGGCGCGCGATGTGGAAGACGAGGGCGCCGAGCGACTCCACCTCGGTACCGCGGTCGCGCTGGAAGGTGAGGAACGCCAGGGCGCCCGGCATCGTCACCAGGAACACCAGCGCGAGGGCGAGAGCCGTGGCCGCCGCCGCGGCCCACGACCGGCGCGTCGCCCGCCCGCGCGGGGTGCCCACGAGGAGCAGCACGGGCCACCCCTTGAGCAGCGCCCCGAACCCCGCGAGCGCCCCCATCGTGCGTG
The window above is part of the Streptomyces venezuelae genome. Proteins encoded here:
- a CDS encoding NlpC/P60 family protein; this translates as MGFHRRPAQSGLDRSTRVTVLSAAAATAAAALAAAPAGAAPQDKPSDTRAKVDRLYEQAEQATESYNKADERADKLRAQVTRAKDSVARGQERINRMRGALGSLAGAQYRAGGIDPSLALMLSSDPDGYLERASVLDRVSARQAGELADLQRAQRTLAQQRAEAGRKLAELEKSRTTVARHKRTVEHKLAKARKLLNSLPDEERDAYDRSSRSGGRDGLPELGGAPASSRAAAAIAAARSAIGKPYVWGANGPSGFDCSGLMQWSYAQAGVGLPRTSQAQRYAGRQVSLSEAQPGDLVAYRDDASHIGMYMGNGQVVHAPYPGAPVRYDPVGMMPVSSVTRI
- a CDS encoding glycosyltransferase 87 family protein, with protein sequence MARILTVWGLTRALLMLFVLHVFTVPGPDVTSDVSVIYQGWYEILRTGTFPLDDVTWQYPPAAALAVLSPALLPFLGYATAFFVLCLVCDAAVCALLLHAGRRPGKSLRGAWVWVVGVALLGPTGYARYDVMVAAVAVAGLLAGARHPRTMGALAGFGALLKGWPVLLLVGTPRGRATRRSWAAAAATALALALVFLVTMPGALAFLTFQRDRGTEVESLGALVFHIARHFGWQGEVRLNYGSVEFLGPYVSLVSTVAQGLSVAAFCWLLVWRLRARVRAASTPADAAFVAVLLFTTTSRVISPQYMLWLVGTAAVCLAFRASPMVVPARLVLVATFVTFLEFPVWFSHVVAGDPLGLSLLLVRNGLLVAATVLACRNLWRRTVSAPRGAGPRPVPEQITQAPRADTYASAP